The following proteins are co-located in the Limanda limanda chromosome 5, fLimLim1.1, whole genome shotgun sequence genome:
- the LOC133001394 gene encoding uncharacterized protein LOC133001394 has product MELIITMLTGKSVTLTVNPQETVGSLKQMIQQKLHVPVQKQRLLFVNGQNTDLSDDLRPVDSYGLHSGCRLSLLVVEPAPVQVFLRNEKNVMSTYDITPDETVSDFKRRVQAREGVPESQQRLLYQSREMTGGKLSDYNVAALGTIELLMRLRGGN; this is encoded by the coding sequence ATGGAATTAATCATCACTATGCTGACCGGGAAGTCCGTCACCCTGACGGTGAACCCCCAGGAGACGGTGGGCAGCCTGAAGCAGATGATCCAGCAGAAACTGCACGTACCGGTTCAGAAGCAGAGGCTGCTGTTCGTCAACGGCCAGAACACCGACCTGAGCGACGACCTGCGGCCCGTGGACTCCTACGGGCTGCACTCCGGCTGCAGGCTGTCTCTGCTGGTGGTCGAGCCGGCCCCCGTCCAGGTGTTTCTGAGGAATGAGAAGAACGTGATGTCCACCTACGACATCACACCCGACGAGACCGTGAGCGACTTCAAGCGCAGGGTTCAGGCCAGGGAGGGAGTGCCGGAGTCGCAGCAGAGGCTGTTGTACCAGAGCAGGGAGATGACTGGAGGCAAACTGTCCGACTACAACGTGGCGGCCCTGGGCACCATCGAACTGTTAATGCGTCTGAGGGGAGGAAACTGA
- the alkbh2 gene encoding DNA oxidative demethylase ALKBH2 isoform X2 — MDTFVAQTQNKRSCTSDAVTRRSPRKKIKLLEEARVKEEEEDEEEEDEDAALAGFSHPVPWQKIEAEGLDCDYALLFSREEADQLFEQLEEEVEYSTGEEAKVHVFGKLYNIPRKQATHGDAGLTYTYSGVKRSACPWTPTLESIRDAVTKTTGQTFNFVLVNRYKDGQDHMGEHRDDEKELDPLCPIASVSLGAARDFIFRHRDARGKQSSRQIEPVKLELTHGSLLLMNPPTNTFWYHSLPVRKRVLLPRINLTFRRIGLDSKK, encoded by the exons ATGGATACGTTTGTGGCTCAGACACAGAATAAACGCTCATGCACCAGTGATGCCGTAACAAGAAGAAGTCCAAGGAAGAAGATCAAACTGTTGGAAGAGGCGAgggtgaaggaagaggaggaggatgaggaggaagaagatgaagatgcaGCTTTAGCAGGGTTCTCTCATCCTGTTCCGTGGCAGAAAATAGAGGCAGAGGGACTAGACTGTGATTATGCTTTACTCTTCTCCAGAGAGGAAGCCGACCAGCTGTTTGAAcagttggaggaggaggtggagtacTCTACAG GGGAAGAAGCAAAGGTCCACGTGTTTGGAAAGCTGTACAATATACCCAGAAAGCAGGCGACACACGGAGATGCAGGTTTAACCTACACTTATTCTGGGGTGAAACGTTCAGCCTGCCCCTGGACTCCAACCTTGGAATCCATCCGGGACGctgtcacaaaaacaacaggacaGACCTTTAACTTTGTCTTGGTAAACAG GTACAAAGACGGGCAGGATCACATGGGTGAGCATCGGGACGATGAGAAGGAGCTGGACCCACTTTGTCCCATCGCCTCCGTCTCTCTGGGAGCAGCACGAGACTTCATCTTCAGGCACAGAGACGCTCGGGGGAAACAGAGCAGCCGGCAGATAGAACCTGTGAAGCTGGAGCTCACTCATGGGAGCCTGCTCCTCATGAACCCACCCACCAACACTTTCTGGTACCACAGCCTTCCTGTGCGCAAGAGGGTCCTTCTGCCTCGCATCAACCTCACCTTCAGACGCATCGGACTGGACAGCAAGAAATGA
- the LOC133001558 gene encoding glutamyl-tRNA(Gln) amidotransferase subunit C, mitochondrial-like: protein MDVSSKNIRPPLKLASPTEATKYGHLNLQISTGTRGFSSAPHNPKVPEFATWEPVPEDQLPPPTQIPADLVDKLERLALVDFRTKQGLACLEKAIWFADQLHVVDTSGIEPMDSVLEDRALYLRNDTVMEGDCAEELLQLSKNTVEEYFVAPPGNIPLPTREERAALLKHSEF from the exons ATGGATGTGTCTTCCAA AAACATCAGGCCTCCACTGAAGCTAGCAAGCCCAACAGAAGCAACAAAGTATGGACACTTGAACCTGCAGATCTCCACTGGAACACGCGGGTTCAGCTCTGCACCACACAACCCAAAG GTGCCTGAGTTTGCAACATGGGAACCAGTGCCAGAGGACCAACTACCCCCG CCCACACAAATCCCTGCAGACCTTGTGGACAAACTGGAGCGACTGGCCTTGGTGGATTTCCGGACCAAACAGGGTCTGGCCTGTTTGGAGAAAGCAATATGGTTTGCAGATCAGCTTCATGTGGTTGACACATCGGGGATTGAGCCCATGGATTCAGTCCTGGAGGACAG GGCTCTATACCTGAGGAATGACACAGTGATGGAAGGGGACTGTGCTGAGGAACTACTTCAGCTCTCCAAAAACACAGTGGAAGAATATTTTGTGGCACCACCAG GAAATATTCCTTTACCAACGCGAGAAGAGAGGGCCGCGTTACTGAAACACTCAGAGTTCTGA
- the LOC133001557 gene encoding uncharacterized protein LOC133001557: protein MACRPLSPQPQEPSPLPADVYFKFHRLNSVTLRIYTGKMASKGKKHRAMDDEEWMSRLCRFAGEGVWPAEAGNRPAPRQKEWHALFLKIKKCPMQLRGQWSLSGGTPTCNCGFHIKKPSVSVSSSVKPQPGPSSASSSITPGQPPHKPTLTLASRVSTATSLDTSSAPPAPVDSASDECVSSAATSVAGPSAHPSPDPESLAGHQVSDAADVGSEPGWLPAKLRETIPAQDQKWISAALWKHHRLRSDLKLWYEPPSPALIYHQVPTPERFFTHRLLLWMPYHLWKVRLSCPVCSEQLTGYKAHERARQVLDVDTFYLLITETLWCSACDTSYISTSKPILDQLDMPHRLEFRLILTQRYACDIRVIRSLKKRALGTSPSRLVRQLREDHSEEWIKFLYRYFAACTDFADRQCLLPVKFQEPPEPVAILSHRWMLTVYGRDILNRLDLIKAKITCTFGSVLKMDSTKKITKKLSGLAEGTALWLTSVSNEVGQILISVLTAQEGPAVDIMAADLIRRHSNAGVAPPQLLYVNTECCREGTVQTKLKQRFGGWPDLIVRLDIYHFMKRLASGCTKDAHPLHPTFMAKLSSCIFKWDSGDVALLRRAKRAQLVREGVPGITDKMVDLQITKGELAMHCRRQTRGEQKTITSIECLLNELMGVKGKDSLGVPLLDKERMQHIWHVQRRHVKCIQDVPGVLLYTQTDTTTKAGIVLPNYRCARGSTSVESFHLHLNRFIPGTSANSLNFQLYLLEGLNRWNQDRQAASLAGKTPRSSGELPHCVNTNSVKVQGRKVVPSFQPPAVYTGELIGIDYLYRQTGRPLQDVRPDSEETDQMLEDVCAEEQLEDEGFEDAVLDPTIERLDLSSDPSPTSFSAPSSLHPTAAPPGPGCSSSAAASEHHLIKTEDTEMPTCPSAPPAGSLLPSSIRLSAAVSLAVKADPSASPPVTPAVERRALDFPNRVLPEKAVGKRKSVPPPVHPHPPKAICPGLPSVRQLVRQQTRPLTSAPMPVVPPPIPFSGPFVFLPPQVPAFRLLAPAGPLPIQTPARRRYRTGDKNKCGQCHKPRVQETGHRQYYGYIYCPFKTDIPHDQWLEDMRRKRAAKK, encoded by the exons ATGGCCTGTCGTCCACTTTCGCCGCAGCCACAGGAaccctcccccctccctgcGGATGTTTACTTTAAATTCCACCGTCTGAATTCCGTCACTTTGAGGATTTACACCGGAAAG ATGGCTTCCAAAGGCAAAAAACACAGAGCTATGGATGATGAGGAGTGGATGTCCCGTCTGTGTAGGTTTGCTGGTGAAGGGGTCTGGCCCGCTGAGGCAGGAAACCGGCCAGCGCCACGCCAGAAAGAGTGGCACGCTCTGTTTCTGAAG ATTAAGAAATGCCCAATGCAGCTCAGGGGTCAATGGTCTCTGTCTGGAGGGACACCGACATGTAACTGTGGTTTCCATATAAAGAAG CCATCAGTCTCTGTGTCATCTTCGGTGAAACCACAACCAGGACCCTCATCTGCATCCTCCTCCATAACCCCTGGGCAGCCACCACACAAGCCCACTTTGACTTTGGCATCA AGAGTGTCAACTGCCACCTCCTTGGAtacctcctctgctcctcctgcccctGTGGACTCTGCCTCTGATGAAtgtgtctcctctgctgcaaCATCTGTGGCTGGTCCCTCAGCCCATCCTAGCCCTGACCCTGAGTCACTGGCCGGACATCAGGTGTCTGATGCTGCTGATGTAGGTTCAGAGCCTGGCTGGCTGCCTGCAAAGCTGAGGGAAACTATACCAGCTCAGGACCAGAAATGGATTTCAGCAGCTCTGTGGAAGCACCATCGTTTGCGCTCTGACCTGAAGCTGTGGTATGAGCCACCATCACCAGCGCTCATTTATCATCAGGTCCCCACTCCAGAGCGCTTTTTTACCCACCGGCTTCTCCTATGGATGCCCTACCACCTGTGGAAGGTGAGGCTGTCCTGTCCTGTTTGTAGCGAACAGCTCACAGGCTATAAAGCCCACGAGAGAGCCCGCCAGGTTCTGGATGTGGACACTTTTTACCTGTTGATAACTGAGACCCTGTGGTGCAGTGCATGCGACACCAGTTACATTTCCACCAGCAAGCCAATATTGGACCAACTAGATATGCCACACAGGCTGGAGTTCAGACTGATCCTGACTCAAAG ATATGCTTGTGACATACGGGTGATTCGCTCTTTGAAGAAGAGGGCCCTGGGTACCAGCCCCTCCCGATTGGTCAGGCAGCTGAGGGAAGACCACAGTGAGGAGTGGATTAAGTTCCTCTACCGGTACTTTGCTGCATGCACAGACTTTGCTGACCGACAATGCCTGCTCCCTGTCAAGTTCCAGGAGCCGCCTGAGCCAGTAGCTATCCTCTCTCACAGGTGGATGCTAACTGTGTATGGCAGAGACATTTTGAACAGGCTGGACCTCATCAAAGCAAAAATTACATGCACCTTTGGAAGTGTCCTAAAAATGGACTCCACCAAAAAG ATCACCAAGAAGCTGTCAGGCTTGGCAGAGGGGACGGCCTTGTGGCTTACATCTGTGAGCAATGAGGTGGGCCAAATCCTCATCAGTGTGCTGACTGCTCAGGAGGGTCCAGCTGTGGACATCATGGCAGCTGATCTCATCCGGAGACACAGCAATGCTGGTGTGGCCCCTCCTCAGCTACTGTATGTCAACACTGAATGTTGTCGTGAGGGCACGGTAcagaccaaactaaaacaacGATTTGGAGGGTGGCCAGACCTCATTGTGAGGTTAGACATTTACCACTTCATGAAGCGACTGGCATCTGGCTGTACAAAGGATGCTCATCCTCTCCACCCCACCTTCATGGCCAAATTGTCCAGCTGCATCTTTAAGTGGGACAGCGGAGATGTTGCCTTGCTGCGGCGAGCCAAGCGTGCACAGCTGGTACGTGAAGGTGTACCGGGCATTACTGACAAAATGGTAGACCTTCAGATCACCAAGGGGGAACTGGCCATGCACTGCAGAAGGCAGACAAGAGGAGAGCAGAAGACAATCACCTCTATTGAATGCCTGCTCAATGAGCTGATGGGGGTGAAGGGCAAAGACTCTCTTGGTGTCCCTCTGTTGGACAAGGAGAGGATGCAGCACATTTGGCATGTCCAGAGGAGGCATGTAAAGTGCATTCAGGATGTACCGGGCGTGCTTCTCTATACCCAGACGGACACCACAACCAAAGCGGGCATTGTTCTGCCAAACTACAGGTGTGCTCGAGGGTCCACATCAGTTGAGTCCTTCCACTTACACCTGAACAGGTTCATTCCAG GGACGAGTGCCAACAGCCTTAATTTCCAGCTGTACCTCCTGGAAGGGCTTAATCGGTGGAACCAGGACCGTCAAGCTGCATCCCTGGCAGGCAAGACTCCCAGATCCTCAGGGGAACTCCCTCACTGTGTCAACACCAACAGTGTCAAGGTGCAAGGAAGGAAAGTTGTGCCCTCTTTTCAGCCCCCTGCTGTTTACACTG GGGAGCTAATAGGTATTGATTACCTGTACCGTCAGACCGGAAGGCCCCTGCAGGATGTACGTCCTGACTCTGAGGAGACCGACCAGATGCTGGAGGATGTCTGCGCTGAAGAACAGCTGGAAGATGAGGGCTTTGAGGATGCTGTCTTGGACCCGACCATTGAGCGGCTGGACCTGTCCTCAGATCCGTCACCTACCAGCTTTTCagctccctcttctctccaccctactgctgctcctcctgggCCTGGATGTAGCTCCAGTGCAGCAGCTTCTGAGCATCATCTG ATTAAGACTGAGGACACAGAAATGCCCACTTGCCCATCAGCCCCTCCTGCTGGTTCTCTACTCCCGAGTTCCATCAGGCTTTCAGCAGCTGTTTCTCTTGCTGTAAAGGCTGATCCATCAGCATCCCCACCAGTCACTCCTGCTGTAGAGCGGCGG GCTTTGGATTTTCCGAACAGGGTGTTGCCTGAAAAGGCAGTGGGCAAGAGGAAGTCTGTTCCTCCACCCGTACACCCTCATCCTCCAAAGGCTATCTGCCCCGGATTGCCTTCTGTGAGGCAGTTGGTCAGACAGCAGACACGTCCACTTACCTCTGCCCCTATGCCCGTTGTCCCCCCACCCATCCCTTTCAGTGgcccatttgtttttttgccgcCACAAGTCCCTGCATTCAGGTTGCTTGCTCCCGCTGGCCCCCTCCCCATCCAAACTCCTGCCCGAAGACGGTACAGGAcaggagacaaaaacaaatgtggtCAGTGTCACAAGCCCCGGGTACAGGAAACTGGCCATCGTCAATATTATGGCTATATATACTGTCCTTTTAAAACTGACATACCACATGACCAGTGgctggaggacatgaggaggaagagggcagCAAAGAAATGA
- the LOC133001393 gene encoding uncharacterized protein LOC133001393, whose amino-acid sequence MELIITMLTGKSVTLTVNPQETVGSLKQMIQQKLHVPVQKQRLLFVNGQNTDLSDDLRPVDSYGLHSGCRLSLLVVEPAPVQVFLKNLKDIAPNTYDITPDETLSDFKRKVQEREGVPVSQQRLLYQGKQMDNDQAKLSDYNVVAQGTIELCMRLRGGN is encoded by the coding sequence ATGGAATTAATCATCACTATGCTGACCGGGAAGTCCGTCACCCTGACGGTGAACCCCCAGGAGACGGTGGGCAGCCTGAAGCAGATGATCCAGCAGAAACTGCACGTACCGGTTCAGAAGCAGAGGCTGCTGTTCGTCAACGGCCAGAACACCGACCTGAGCGACGACCTGCGGCCCGTGGACTCCTACGGGCTGCACTCCGGCTGCAGGCTGTCTCTGCTGGTGGTCGAGCCGGCCCCTGTCCAGGTGTTCCTGAAGAATTTGAAGGATATTGCGCCCAACACCTATGACATCACACCCGACGAGACCTTGAGCGACTTCAAGCGCAAGGTCCAGGAAAGGGAGGGAGTGCCGGTGTCTCAGCAGAGGCTGTTGTACCAGGGCAAGCAGATGGACAACGACCAAGCCAAACTGTCCGACTACAACGTGGTGGCCCAGGGCACCATCGAACTGTGTATGCGTctgagaggaggaaactga
- the alkbh2 gene encoding DNA oxidative demethylase ALKBH2 isoform X1 yields MGARYFAPTQRSQQVKSSSSDTKRVPTMDTFVAQTQNKRSCTSDAVTRRSPRKKIKLLEEARVKEEEEDEEEEDEDAALAGFSHPVPWQKIEAEGLDCDYALLFSREEADQLFEQLEEEVEYSTGEEAKVHVFGKLYNIPRKQATHGDAGLTYTYSGVKRSACPWTPTLESIRDAVTKTTGQTFNFVLVNRYKDGQDHMGEHRDDEKELDPLCPIASVSLGAARDFIFRHRDARGKQSSRQIEPVKLELTHGSLLLMNPPTNTFWYHSLPVRKRVLLPRINLTFRRIGLDSKK; encoded by the exons ATGGGAGCTCGGTATTTCGCGCCAACACAGAG ATCTCAACAAGTAAAATCCAGCTCCTCAGACACGAAACGGGTTCCTACAATGGATACGTTTGTGGCTCAGACACAGAATAAACGCTCATGCACCAGTGATGCCGTAACAAGAAGAAGTCCAAGGAAGAAGATCAAACTGTTGGAAGAGGCGAgggtgaaggaagaggaggaggatgaggaggaagaagatgaagatgcaGCTTTAGCAGGGTTCTCTCATCCTGTTCCGTGGCAGAAAATAGAGGCAGAGGGACTAGACTGTGATTATGCTTTACTCTTCTCCAGAGAGGAAGCCGACCAGCTGTTTGAAcagttggaggaggaggtggagtacTCTACAG GGGAAGAAGCAAAGGTCCACGTGTTTGGAAAGCTGTACAATATACCCAGAAAGCAGGCGACACACGGAGATGCAGGTTTAACCTACACTTATTCTGGGGTGAAACGTTCAGCCTGCCCCTGGACTCCAACCTTGGAATCCATCCGGGACGctgtcacaaaaacaacaggacaGACCTTTAACTTTGTCTTGGTAAACAG GTACAAAGACGGGCAGGATCACATGGGTGAGCATCGGGACGATGAGAAGGAGCTGGACCCACTTTGTCCCATCGCCTCCGTCTCTCTGGGAGCAGCACGAGACTTCATCTTCAGGCACAGAGACGCTCGGGGGAAACAGAGCAGCCGGCAGATAGAACCTGTGAAGCTGGAGCTCACTCATGGGAGCCTGCTCCTCATGAACCCACCCACCAACACTTTCTGGTACCACAGCCTTCCTGTGCGCAAGAGGGTCCTTCTGCCTCGCATCAACCTCACCTTCAGACGCATCGGACTGGACAGCAAGAAATGA
- the pxmp2 gene encoding peroxisomal membrane protein 2, with product MPVESRPVRDAFLHFRLLQQYLVLLKKYPILTKSVTSGILSALGNLLSQILEARKKLKHGGPLGEIDTAGAARYAIYGLIITGPVSHYFYQLMELWMPATDPYCIVKRLLVDRLIFAPGFLLIFYFVMNILEAKGLNEFEKKMRGSYWTALKMNWKVWTPFQFININFVPVQFRVLFSNFIALFWYAYLASVRK from the exons aTGCCTGTGGAAAGTCGACCCGTCCGGGACGCGTTCCTACACTTCCGCCTCCTCCAGCAGTATCTggttctcttgaagaaataccCCATCCTCACCAAGTCTGTGACCAG tGGCATCCTCTCAGCGTTAGGAAATCTCCTGTCTCAGATTTTGGAGGCAAGAAAGAAGTTGAAGCATGGAGGCCCGCTCGGTGAGATTGACACAGCTGGAGCTGCTCGCTACGCCATTTATGG GTTGATTATTACAGGACCCGTGAGCCATTACTTCTACCAGCTGATGGAGCTGTGGATGCCCGCCACCGACCCGTACTGTATAGTCAAACGGCTGCTAGTGGATCGCCTTATATTCGCCCCCGGCTTCCTCCTCATTTTCTACTTTGTTATGAACATCCTTGAG GCTAAAGGGTTGAATGAATTTGAAAAGAAGATGCGGGGAAGTTACTGGACGGCTCTGAAGATGAACTGGAAAGTGTGGACTCCCTTTCAGTTCATCAATATCAACTTTGTGCCTGTTCAG TTCAGAGTGCTGTTTTCCAACTTCATCGCCTTATTTTGGTACGCCTACCTCGCATCAGTGAGGAAATGA
- the LOC133002094 gene encoding glutamyl-tRNA(Gln) amidotransferase subunit C, mitochondrial-like produces the protein MSVLSLAATRTCRGLSLRNIRPPLKLASPTEATKYGHLNLQISTGTRGFSSAPHNPKVPEFATWEPVPEDQLPPPTQIPADLVDKLERLALVDFRTKQGLACLEKAIRFADQLHVVDTSGIEPMDSVLEDRALYLRNDTVMEGDCAEELLQLSKNKVEEYFVAPPGNIPLPTREERAALLKHSEF, from the exons ATGTCAGTGTTGAGCCTCGCTGCAACGCGCACATGTCGTGGTTTGTCACTGAGAAACATCAGGCCTCCACTGAAGCTAGCAAGCCCAACTGAAGCAACAAAGTATGGACACTTGAACCTGCAGATCTCCACTGGAACACGCGGGTTCAGCTCTGCACCACACAACCCAAAG GTGCCTGAGTTTGCAACATGGGAACCAGTGCCAGAGGACCAACTACCCCCG CCCACACAAATCCCTGCAGACCTCGTGGACAAACTGGAGCGACTGGCCTTGGTGGATTTCCGGACCAAACAGGGTCTGGCCTGTTTGGAGAAAGCAATACGGTTTGCAGATCAGCTTCATGTGGTTGACACGTCGGGGATTGAGCCCATGGATTCAGTCCTGGAGGACAG GGCTCTATACCTGAGGAATGACACAGTGATGGAAGGGGACTGTGCTGAAGAACTGCTTCAGCTCTCCAAAAACAAAGTGGAAGAATATTTTGTGGCACCACCAG GAAATATTCCTTTACCAACGCGAGAAGAGAGGGCCGCGTTACTGAAACACTCAGAGTTCTGA
- the LOC133001241 gene encoding uracil-DNA glycosylase-like — protein sequence MCLLRCGRILKLPLPALCFTQHITTMQRKRKASAVDSDSPSPPSSAAASPAQTPLSPEQQDRIARNKRVALERLASAHTLPGFGESWREELAPEFGKEYFKQLMDFVSGERKRHTVFPPDEQVFAWTQTCDIRDVKVVILGQDPYHGANQAHGLSFSVKKPVPPPPSLANMYKELISDIDGFEHPGHGDLTGWAKQGVLLLNAVLTVKAHQANSHKDKGWETFTDAVVKWLSNNMEGVVFMLWGSYAHKKGAAINRKRHHVLQAVHPSPLSAHRGFFGCKHFSKANELLAKSGKTPIDWKAL from the exons ATGTGTTTACTCCGCTGTGGAAGGATCCTGAAGCTGCCCTTACCCGCTCTGTGTTTCACTCAACATATCACAAccatgcagaggaagaggaaagccTCCGCGGTGGATTCCGACTCTCCCAGTCCTCCTtcatctgctgcagcctccCCGGCTCAGACCCCTCTGTCCCCGGAGCAGCAGGACCGGATCGCCCGCAACAAGAGGGTCGCGCTGGAGAGACTGGCCTCGGCCCACACGCTTCCTGGTTTCggggagagctggagagaggagCTGGCCCCGGAGTTTGGAAAAGAGTACTTCAAACAA CTGATGGACTTTGTCTCTGGGGAGAGGAAACGTCACACGGTGTTTCCCCCTGATGAGCAAGTCTTCGCCTGGACTCAGACGTGTGACATCCGAGAT GTCAAAGTGGTGATTCTTGGCCAGGATCCGTATCATGGTGCAAACCAAGCCCACGGACTGAGCTTCAGTGTCAAGAAACCAGTTCCTCCTCCACCCAG TTTGGCGAACATGTATAAagagctgatttcagacattgACGGCTTTGAGCACCCAGGACACGGAGACCTGACTGGATGGGCCAAACAAG GTGTTTTGTTGCTCAACGCTGTGTTGACCGTCAAAGcgcatcaggccaactctcacAAAGACAAAGGCTGGGAGACTTTCACTGACGCTGTGGTGAAGTGGCTCAGCAATAACATGGAGGGCGTCGTCTTCATGCTGTGGGGGTCATACGCTCACAAGAAAGGAGCTGCTATTAACAGG AAACGCCACCATGTGCTGCAGGCCGTGCATCCCTCTCCCTTGTCTGCTCATCGGGGATTCTTCGGGTGTAAGCATTTCTCAAAGGCCAACGAGCTGCTGGCGAAATCTGGGAAGACTCCGATAGACTGGAAGGCACTTTAA